One segment of Streptomyces sp. XD-27 DNA contains the following:
- a CDS encoding GNAT family N-acetyltransferase — protein sequence MNRDEVLALFDRQMREGARADGPGARVERVGGVVRQVGGEHGWEGVLWSDLDEATADAAIADQVRYFTALGRAFEWKLYGHDRPDDLAGRLRAAGFAPEPEETLMVAEVRDLPTAVEPPEGVRLRPVTDPAGVDLVTEVHEKAFGTDSSRIRHQLLDQLAGRPDTVAAVVAMAGEVPVSSARMELHPGTDFASLWGGGTVAEWRGRGVYRALVAFRTRIAADHGYRFLQVDASSQSRPILRRLGFEPLATTTPYVYEP from the coding sequence ATGAATCGTGATGAGGTGCTGGCGCTGTTCGACCGGCAGATGCGGGAGGGCGCGCGGGCCGACGGGCCCGGGGCGCGGGTCGAGCGGGTGGGCGGCGTGGTCCGGCAGGTCGGCGGGGAGCACGGCTGGGAGGGCGTTCTCTGGTCGGACCTGGACGAGGCCACCGCGGACGCGGCCATCGCCGATCAGGTGCGGTACTTCACCGCGCTCGGGCGCGCCTTCGAATGGAAGCTGTACGGCCACGACCGGCCGGACGACCTGGCCGGGCGGCTGCGGGCGGCCGGTTTCGCGCCGGAGCCCGAGGAGACCCTGATGGTGGCCGAGGTGCGCGATCTGCCCACCGCCGTCGAGCCGCCCGAGGGGGTCCGGCTGCGTCCGGTGACGGACCCGGCCGGAGTGGACCTGGTGACGGAGGTCCACGAGAAGGCGTTCGGCACGGACAGCTCCCGCATCAGGCACCAGCTGCTCGACCAACTGGCCGGGCGGCCCGACACCGTCGCGGCCGTCGTCGCCATGGCCGGTGAGGTGCCGGTGAGTTCGGCCCGGATGGAGCTGCATCCCGGCACCGACTTCGCGAGCCTGTGGGGCGGGGGCACGGTGGCGGAGTGGCGCGGGCGGGGCGTCTACCGGGCCCTGGTGGCCTTTCGCACCCGTATCGCGGCGGACCACGGCTACCGCTTCCTCCAGGTCGACGCCTCCAGCCAGAGCCGCCCGATCCTGCGGCGGCTCGGCTTCGAGCCGCTGGCCACGACCACGCCGTACGTGTACGAGCCGTAG